One Persicobacter psychrovividus DNA window includes the following coding sequences:
- a CDS encoding RagB/SusD family nutrient uptake outer membrane protein: MKFFNQKRKGFGLLCAALMLGGCVQFDDKLSTEEFPGSEVEKSTYNLEMVLAEGYRFWAQAVVKNHVPDALVISDYSEASLDENSNTLGAFQNRYDYVRTEFRNDNLWNDSYSAINQMNQIIKISEDNKPVDMVFASQRGRLEGESRFIRAYTNFMLVRYYGKQYDPNTASTDPGIVLRTAPAEGFATGGRASVQEVYDLVLEDLEIAMDSLPQAYNSALHSDFIGYRYRANKYDAGALKARVLFQMNKIKEARLAVEKLIGNSYGSIVDMPEIAPAAMQVPDVNTVTDLFTSASLAAGSGLRNTTANYVISEPLNLMSTAKELVKGAASNIFMNKEFMLNYMNEQGDFKNSDTLRLRTFVKETPMDPRPGQEADTVYIFNKFMLEGSNNVNWPSIRLAELLLIRMECLALEGGASAAVRDLNLLRQLRGAKQIESTPPAAELLEIIALERALELVGEGERFFNWKRMGAYNAIIENKYSSVAYHTFSRRSAQDISWDGPETLYRIPLAEIQRNPDLSDADQNP; encoded by the coding sequence ATGAAATTTTTTAATCAGAAACGTAAAGGATTTGGCCTTCTTTGTGCAGCGCTCATGTTGGGCGGATGTGTACAGTTCGACGATAAATTGTCGACGGAAGAATTCCCGGGTTCGGAAGTCGAAAAAAGTACCTATAACCTTGAAATGGTACTGGCAGAAGGGTATAGATTTTGGGCGCAAGCCGTAGTGAAAAACCACGTGCCTGACGCATTGGTGATCTCCGATTACAGTGAAGCAAGTTTGGATGAAAATTCCAATACTTTGGGCGCTTTCCAGAACCGATATGATTATGTCCGTACGGAGTTCAGGAATGACAATCTTTGGAATGATAGCTATAGTGCCATCAACCAAATGAACCAGATTATCAAAATATCTGAGGATAATAAGCCTGTAGATATGGTTTTTGCAAGCCAGCGTGGCCGCCTTGAAGGGGAGTCACGTTTCATCAGAGCCTATACCAACTTTATGCTCGTTCGCTATTATGGTAAGCAATACGATCCAAATACAGCAAGCACAGATCCTGGTATTGTCCTTAGAACGGCACCAGCAGAAGGTTTTGCAACAGGTGGCCGTGCTTCCGTTCAGGAGGTTTACGACTTAGTATTGGAGGATTTGGAAATTGCAATGGATTCTCTTCCTCAGGCTTATAATAGTGCGCTACATAGTGACTTTATTGGTTACCGTTATCGTGCCAATAAATATGATGCAGGAGCGTTGAAAGCGCGAGTTTTGTTCCAGATGAATAAAATTAAAGAGGCCCGTTTAGCGGTAGAAAAGCTGATCGGTAATTCCTATGGGTCGATTGTCGATATGCCGGAAATTGCACCAGCTGCAATGCAAGTGCCGGATGTCAATACGGTAACAGATTTGTTTACAAGTGCATCATTAGCGGCGGGTAGTGGCCTTCGAAATACAACGGCAAACTATGTGATCTCTGAACCATTGAACTTGATGTCTACAGCCAAGGAATTGGTCAAAGGGGCGGCTTCAAATATTTTCATGAACAAGGAGTTTATGCTTAATTACATGAACGAACAAGGGGATTTTAAAAATTCCGATACCCTTCGTTTGAGAACGTTTGTGAAGGAAACCCCAATGGATCCACGTCCAGGGCAAGAAGCAGATACCGTTTACATCTTTAATAAATTCATGTTGGAAGGCTCTAATAATGTCAATTGGCCTTCTATTCGCCTGGCAGAATTACTCTTGATCCGTATGGAGTGTTTGGCTCTTGAAGGGGGTGCATCAGCAGCCGTAAGAGACCTGAACCTTTTGCGTCAACTTCGTGGAGCGAAACAAATTGAAAGTACGCCTCCTGCAGCAGAGCTGTTGGAAATCATTGCCCTGGAAAGAGCCTTGGAGCTTGTGGGTGAAGGAGAGCGTTTCTTCAACTGGAAAAGAATGGGTGCATATAATGCAATTATCGAAAATAAATATTCTTCGGTGGCCTATCATACCTTCTCTCGTCGCTCAGCACAGGATATTAGCTGGGATGGCCCTGAAACGCTTTACCGTATTCCATTAGCAGAAATTCAGCGTAACCCTGATCTCTCAGATGCAGATCAGAACCCTTAA
- a CDS encoding SusC/RagA family TonB-linked outer membrane protein, with protein sequence MDTFFYKLGGRLLILFMLLHLGVEVMAQSQIKGTVTSKSDGEPLPGALVKVKGTTNGVVTSFDGSFSLSINDPRSTVLTVSFMGFLPQEIKVGNQSVINVNLAEDVQALEEVIVIGYGTTSKKLATGNYNTIEAKDLGNKINSSFQEGLQGMAAGVNVTGSSGAVGGAVNIRVRGTGSLSSNSNPLYVIDGLPFSSYPTDGTGNFGTSYNPMTNINPDDIESMTVLKDAEATAIYGSRGANGVILITTKSGKKGKAKWTVNYSEGITRPTNKLAHLRTNNWLNNLEEGWNNAETPMDKRVLPYTDEKTWYTDEVARTIDSDKYDMIYRQGSTRNASMSVSGGNDGFVYRLNGSYDQHEGILNQNDNDRLSFSVNTGIKLTDRMKVNINTKISNVKNSQYPTNIYFLNVSGSSGALFQNWTQPTGLNMVSNALPQLPTHNPDGTFYRPTSLFNVATTLDDDYFYHRSNSFTAINSGQFIFDVNEHWRIESNLSVNYTGYQREVWFSPLITTKSLKSRGEDDRGYADSWKQARFNTNANLFAEYNNEIGKHAFSITGGTETYVEDQQFLSIKGVGFPRTNSVKNVGSASEIVEWRSGGQGAVFYSGFARAKYGFDSRYLVGMSVRADGSSRFGVKNRWGVFPSASAGWNISEEAFLKNNTTLNHLKVRSSFGISGNAEIDQNASFYSWTLVNNSYLGMPGLNPNRLKGSTESIGWERAYALDLGIDFEMFEGRLKGDLAYYNRLNTDLLASLTLPGTAGGGKYIANSGEIRNWGYEFSFQYDVIQSGAVRWNTGINGAFLRNRVESLAVDPQILEQEGQLAFPMIGGSVASYQMVKWLGVDPQTGNEMFEDPATGLPFEFADPSRPTKAEMEGLIQTIDGKSGLPTFTGSWNNNVSYKGFNLSFNFYLNYGNWLYDDELTRTSYMAAGNRLTNVPQFVYDERWQNPGDVTNVPKQMYDHPLALGQVDRLNRSTRFLYDGSFIRLQNVTISYNIPKEVVKRIGMEGIRVFATGSNLLTFTNYPGWDPEAMNSKANFSPMAGNIAPGVIKNNPPQAMTLKLGVNLKF encoded by the coding sequence ATGGACACATTTTTTTACAAGCTCGGAGGTCGATTACTGATCCTATTTATGCTCTTGCATTTAGGAGTAGAAGTAATGGCGCAATCCCAAATTAAGGGAACAGTGACCTCCAAATCAGATGGAGAGCCTTTGCCTGGTGCATTGGTGAAAGTGAAGGGAACGACTAACGGAGTAGTGACGAGTTTCGACGGCTCCTTTTCTTTAAGTATTAATGACCCGCGATCAACAGTATTGACAGTTTCTTTTATGGGCTTTTTGCCTCAAGAAATTAAGGTGGGAAATCAGTCCGTAATTAATGTGAATCTTGCCGAAGACGTGCAGGCGTTGGAGGAGGTGATCGTTATTGGTTACGGTACAACTTCAAAAAAATTGGCGACAGGTAACTACAATACCATTGAGGCCAAAGATCTTGGAAACAAAATCAATTCAAGTTTTCAGGAAGGATTGCAGGGAATGGCTGCCGGGGTGAATGTTACCGGTTCGAGTGGTGCTGTTGGTGGTGCGGTGAACATCCGTGTACGTGGTACCGGTTCCTTGAGTAGTAACTCCAATCCGTTATATGTAATTGATGGTTTGCCATTTAGCTCCTATCCAACAGATGGGACAGGTAACTTCGGAACCTCTTATAACCCGATGACCAACATCAACCCAGATGATATCGAGTCGATGACGGTACTGAAAGATGCAGAGGCAACCGCCATCTACGGTTCGCGTGGTGCGAATGGGGTGATCCTGATTACCACCAAATCCGGTAAAAAAGGAAAAGCAAAATGGACGGTGAATTATTCAGAGGGAATTACGCGCCCAACAAACAAGCTGGCGCACCTGAGAACAAATAACTGGCTGAATAACCTTGAAGAAGGCTGGAACAATGCCGAAACGCCTATGGACAAGCGTGTTTTGCCTTATACAGACGAAAAAACATGGTATACCGATGAGGTAGCTCGTACGATTGATTCTGATAAGTACGATATGATTTATCGTCAGGGTAGTACAAGAAATGCTTCTATGAGTGTGAGTGGTGGTAATGATGGTTTCGTTTACCGTTTGAATGGTTCTTATGATCAGCACGAGGGTATTTTGAATCAGAATGACAATGACCGCCTTTCTTTCTCGGTAAATACGGGTATCAAATTGACCGACCGAATGAAGGTGAATATTAATACCAAAATTTCGAACGTTAAGAACTCTCAGTATCCAACAAACATTTATTTCTTGAATGTTTCCGGAAGTTCAGGAGCTTTGTTCCAAAACTGGACGCAGCCTACGGGTTTGAATATGGTCAGTAACGCACTACCGCAATTGCCAACACATAACCCTGATGGTACCTTCTACCGCCCAACAAGTTTGTTTAACGTAGCGACGACTTTGGATGATGATTATTTCTACCATCGTTCCAACAGTTTTACCGCAATCAACTCTGGTCAGTTTATCTTCGATGTGAATGAGCACTGGAGAATTGAGAGTAATTTAAGTGTGAACTACACGGGTTATCAGCGTGAGGTTTGGTTCAGTCCACTGATTACCACCAAATCGTTGAAAAGCCGTGGTGAAGATGACCGCGGATATGCGGATTCATGGAAGCAGGCACGTTTTAATACCAACGCCAACTTGTTTGCAGAATACAATAACGAGATTGGAAAACATGCTTTCTCTATTACTGGAGGTACTGAGACTTATGTAGAGGATCAGCAATTCTTGAGTATTAAAGGGGTAGGTTTCCCGCGCACAAACTCCGTGAAAAATGTGGGTAGCGCTTCGGAAATCGTAGAATGGCGATCTGGTGGTCAGGGCGCAGTATTCTATTCCGGTTTTGCACGTGCAAAATATGGTTTTGATTCTCGCTACCTGGTCGGGATGAGTGTGCGTGCCGATGGTTCTTCCCGCTTTGGGGTTAAAAACCGTTGGGGAGTGTTCCCTTCAGCATCTGCAGGTTGGAACATTTCTGAAGAAGCATTCCTGAAAAATAACACCACCCTGAATCACCTGAAAGTGAGATCGTCTTTTGGTATTTCCGGTAATGCGGAGATTGATCAGAATGCCTCTTTCTATAGCTGGACATTAGTGAACAACTCTTACCTTGGAATGCCGGGCTTAAACCCGAACCGTTTGAAAGGCTCTACCGAGAGTATCGGGTGGGAGCGTGCTTACGCCCTTGATTTAGGAATTGACTTCGAGATGTTTGAAGGACGATTGAAAGGGGATTTGGCTTATTATAATCGATTAAACACCGACCTTTTGGCGAGCTTAACCTTGCCTGGTACCGCTGGTGGCGGAAAATATATTGCCAATAGTGGAGAGATCAGAAACTGGGGTTATGAATTCTCTTTCCAGTATGATGTGATTCAAAGTGGTGCAGTTCGTTGGAACACGGGTATCAATGGTGCTTTCCTTCGTAACCGAGTAGAGTCTCTGGCGGTAGATCCTCAAATTCTTGAGCAGGAAGGGCAGTTGGCTTTCCCAATGATCGGTGGAAGTGTGGCTTCTTATCAAATGGTAAAATGGCTGGGTGTTGATCCTCAGACAGGAAACGAAATGTTTGAAGATCCTGCAACAGGCCTGCCTTTTGAATTTGCTGATCCTTCTCGTCCAACAAAGGCAGAAATGGAAGGGCTGATTCAGACCATCGATGGTAAATCTGGTTTGCCAACCTTCACAGGTTCATGGAATAACAATGTTTCCTACAAAGGTTTTAACCTTTCATTTAACTTTTACCTCAACTACGGCAACTGGCTGTATGATGACGAGCTAACCCGTACTTCTTATATGGCTGCGGGCAACAGATTGACGAATGTGCCACAGTTTGTATATGATGAAAGATGGCAAAATCCTGGTGACGTTACTAATGTGCCAAAGCAGATGTACGACCATCCTTTAGCCTTAGGGCAGGTAGATCGATTGAACCGTTCTACGCGCTTCCTTTATGATGGATCTTTCATCCGTCTGCAAAACGTAACGATCAGTTACAATATTCCAAAAGAAGTCGTGAAGCGAATTGGTATGGAAGGCATCCGTGTTTTTGCAACAGGATCCAACTTGTTAACCTTCACAAATTATCCAGGATGGGATCCTGAAGCCATGAACTCCAAGGCCAACTTCAGCCCTATGGCTGGAAACATCGCCCCTGGTGTTATTAAAAACAACCCTCCTCAGGCAATGACTTTGAAGCTGGGTGTCAATCTTAAATTTTAA